The Candidatus Deferrimicrobiaceae bacterium genome has a segment encoding these proteins:
- the pdxH gene encoding pyridoxamine 5'-phosphate oxidase, giving the protein MGQLVENPGPFALFCDWYDEANRSSLPMPNAMSLSTVRADGSPASRMVLLSSFDAKGFVFHTNYGSGKGGEIADSPRAALLFWWESLNRQVRIEGAVEKTAPEESDAYFAGRPRGVQIGAWASDQSRVLPFGETLEARVREIEARHQGGPVPRPPHWGGYRVIPRAFEFWTGRENRLHDRLRYDRTAEGWATTQLYP; this is encoded by the coding sequence ATGGGGCAACTCGTGGAAAACCCGGGCCCGTTCGCTCTTTTTTGCGACTGGTACGACGAGGCGAACCGATCGTCGCTTCCCATGCCCAACGCGATGTCCCTGTCGACCGTACGCGCCGACGGAAGCCCTGCGTCCCGCATGGTGCTGCTCAGCTCCTTCGACGCCAAAGGATTCGTTTTCCATACGAACTACGGAAGCGGCAAAGGCGGAGAGATCGCGGATTCCCCCCGAGCAGCCCTCCTCTTCTGGTGGGAATCCCTGAACCGGCAGGTTCGAATCGAGGGAGCGGTGGAAAAGACGGCGCCCGAGGAATCGGACGCCTACTTCGCGGGACGCCCGCGGGGCGTCCAAATCGGCGCGTGGGCGTCGGACCAGAGCCGGGTTCTTCCGTTCGGGGAGACGCTCGAGGCGCGGGTGCGGGAGATCGAGGCAAGGCACCAGGGGGGGCCGGTCCCCCGTCCGCCCCACTGGGGGGGCTACCGCGTCATCCCGCGCGCCTTCGAGTTCTGGACGGGCCGCGAAAATCGCCTCCACGACCGTCTCCGGTACGACCGGACGGCCGAGGGGTGGGCAACGACGCAGCTCTATCCGTAG